The Anopheles merus strain MAF unplaced genomic scaffold, AmerM5.1 LNR4000570, whole genome shotgun sequence genome includes the window TACTATGGCACTGCAATTACTTTTCGGAAAACTTAAAACCTATTACACTACTCACTTGAATTGCTTTGATTTCTCTACCTACTTTCCAATATAAGAACGGTTAAAAAATGTGAAGAGAGCCAACATGCCAAGAAAGCTGtgtaaatgagcattttagGCTATAATCTTGAACATAAACTTAAACACTGagcagcataaaaaaactgcaattGAGTTAAACTATCCATGTAAAAGCTCTGTAATTAAAAAGCAATCAAGCGCAAATTCCGAAACATGCGATAGAGAAAATGTGTCtaagaaaaatgaacaaaaaaaggagataTCCACGATGGAATTgtcgaaaaagaacaaacaaataaatcgaactaattttttttgggtttcttTTGTTATGATGCTTATGAACGCGAGCAAAATGGGTCGttagtttttgtgtttttttagcgTAGAATTATGGTGCAATATCACAATATTAAAGGAGGATTTGTTGTGATCATAGCAACATCGCTAGTTTAAACGAAGTGTAGTAGGCTTTATTGAAATAGAGAATAAATTAGTCtgcattttcttttcgtaCGAACAAGAAGTTCCAACAGGATTTACGGAAAGAAGGTTAAAAGGAGATAAgggttatttttatataaattctaaattatgtttttaattttctttacagATACAACTTGAAACAAACCACGCCCCACGAACCACGATGGCCTCTtcctcgtccagcagcagcagcagcagcagcagaatgtcGGTGATGGACCGCGACCTctgtctgctgctggtggagatGTCGTCCGAGAAGGTAACCGTGCGGCAGAAGGCGTTCAACAAGATGAGCACCATCCTGAACAACCGGGAGGACGATTTTCTCGACTACATGGCATCGGATGCGTTCGAGACGCAGTGGTGCGCGGTGCTGGATGCGGCTTACCACGGCATACAGAAGCAGAGCTACGCCATTACGACCCAGGTGCAGAGCAAGAACCACGACTACGTCGTGGTGCTGCACAAGCTCGTTGAGCTGGCGATGGATCGGGATGCGCCGCAGCTACCGCACAGCCAGCTGATCGGGTGCTTTGTGCGCGCGATCAACGATCAAGCGATGCGGGACAGTTTTGGTGTGTGCTTTCTGCACGTGCTGAACAAGTTCGTGCTGTGCTCCAAGTGGTGCCTAACGCCGGTGAGCTACGAGCACTGGAAAGGTAAGCAGAGGGGTGAAAAGGTtgatttactttatttagtattaaacggggattttttttgcagaaattctGGACTGCTGTTTAGTGATGCTGGATACAGCGCACGTACCAAAGCACTTGGCGGCCAACTGTCTCTCGCTGGCTGTGGTGAAATTTTTAGCCAACTGCTCGATGCAAACACTGCTGGCGGACTATTTGAGCCGGCTGATTGTCCACCTGCGCCAGGCGGTAAACGAGAAGAAAAGTAACGTTTTATGCGATCTGATAAACATAGCTTTGTACATAACAGAAGCGGTAAGTAGCGTTTAGCACCATCTCCGAGGTGGGTTTTTTGCTGTCTCAAAGCTAAACCTAATCACACTTTGATCGCCACGTGCAGATAGCGGTGGATTGTAAGGCGAAGATCATTGCATTCTTGGAGTCGCTCGTTCCATGCACGGTGAAACTTTACAAGGAAGCAAACTTGCGCAAGGAACAGAAAGTGTCACTGTTCCGGTTGATGCATCTGTCGCTGATAATGTTGTACCCGGGAGGAAAATCTCATACCCTTGCCAAACCACTGACCCGAGACGGTTTGCAGCAGGTCGAGGACGATGAAGCGCGAAGGAAAACGTTGCGCGAATATCATTACATACTGACGAGTGAAATGAAGGCACGGGATCAGAGTTCGTTCTTTGGCTCGAATGAGGCCCCTTTTGCTGATGGTTTCATTGACTTTGCCGCCCGGTTGTGTTATACGGTAAGattatttgagttttttttctgcatttttAAAGGGAAAATTACTACTTCTTACTCATCCCTTTTTCAAAGGTGTACTGGAACGAGGATAATTGGAAGGAATCTAGCGGCGAAGAAACGGCcgcaaagcgaaacaaacagtttaacaAACTGCAAAGCATCATGGAGATGGTCGGTACTGCTCCAAATCAGCTTAATTTGCGTTGGTACGATCACGCTTCCTCTTTCATGTAGAAAAGATCATTAATAAACATTTTCCTCCAGGTTGTACATCCTTTCTGCGGTTCTAGACAGATATGAGGCAGCACTTACTAGCGACGACTATGCGCAACTGTTGCAACTGTTGTGCAATGTGCAACCGAGCCTACAATCGCCGCACGAGCATGATGCTTTCTACCAGTGCTGTTCCGTGCTGCTCGCGTTCGAACAAAAGTCAACCCATCGATCGTTGAACACAGCGGCGGCCAGCGGTGAATCGATTGGCGAGCTTTGGGCCAAAATGATAGCCGCTGCGTTCCGTGCCTGCACCAACACCGCCGCAAGAACGTGCGCTAAATCCAATCTCCTGCTGCAGCTATTGATTCGCCATCGAAAGTATCCGAACGTCGGCTTTCTAAACAGCACCGTGCTGGAAGCCTTTTACACCTATGCCGTGGAGAAGACGAACCTTAACGTCGGCACGGTGCTGTCCATCCTGGAGACGGTGGGCAACGCCGAGTGTCTCGGCAGTGTCGACGGTGTGCTGACCAAGCTGCTCAACTATCTCTATCCGCAGACGCGCGAAACACAGTCGAAAGCGATACTACACGCAAAGGAGCGGCTGAGCGCAAAGACGCTGGCACGCATTTCGATCCTTTGCGTGGTGACTACATGTTGCGCAATGGATGAGACAgagcggcacacacacgccggagTGCACGATACCTTTTACCGGGAGCGAGACGGGCAGTTGCAAACGCTCGAGCAAAGACTTCGCTACCATAGTTTAGAGGAATTGCTAGCGTTGGAGCAGCACAAAAAGGAAGGGATTGATGCGGAATCACCCCAAGGCAGCGCACGAATCTCTTACAACATAAACGAACCACTGTTTTTGCGCCTGTGTGAGGTAGTAAGCTTCGACAAGCATATCCTGCCCGATGGGAATTATTTTCTAGCCGATGGATTGGCATGCATCTGCGACGATTTGGAGTTGTACCTGGAGATGCTCAACATTTTGCAGCTGCACGCCGCGTACGATGAGCAGCAGTGCACCAGGAGCCCACTGTACAAAAAGGTTCTGCTCAAGTTCGACCTACTAAACGGTGGATTTGAGCGGCTGTTGAAAAACGATGCGGCCTCCACGCTAAATCTCATCAAAACCAGGAACCTTGCCGAGCGATTGTTGGCCATCTTTCGTGTCCCTTACCATCCGTCGGtaaggaagctgctgcagcaaaccgAACACACGTTCATTATGCGATGGGCAATCGGGCAGATCAGTCTGAAGGAGGGGGAGGATTCGCAGTGCGTGACCGTGTTGCAGCCGGATAAACTGGCCACGGAAGAGCAAATGCAGCGATGTTTCCCCACGTCGTAGCGGAATATCTGCAGTACGAAGGGCCAAGCCTGAACGAGGCTCACGAGCTGCTGGATCGGTTGGAACTGAATGTGTTCAGCAGTTTGGATTTGTTCTATCTGTTTGATCTGTGTCGAATACTGCTGGCGCAAACTTCCCATGAGGTGGTGGCCGTATGGGTACTGAGAAACCTGGTAGATGTGTGCAAAAACCACTACACCAATCCTGACATTACGGAGCAGATTATCGATCTGTACGGTGGTAAGTTAATTGTAGCTGTGATCAACTGAACTCTCTTCTCAAATTGTGTTTAATCCGTTTCAGCTTTAACCGCCTTCGTGAGCCCGTACGAAGACATGATCCGCAACGTAACGATCGTGCTGTACTCGTTCGTAAAACAGTGCGCCAAACACACGTACTCTACCGAGCTGCAGGTGAAGATACTGGCGCAGGTGAAGTATCTGCTCCGCGCTTACCCGCAGCACATCCGTACGCCAACGCACGAGAGCATCTACAACGGATTGGTGCCGTTGCTGAGCAGCCCAAGCTATCGCATCAAGCTGGAAGCGGTCAGGAATATTCTGCACTTCATGCAGCTCGAATGGTCACATCCTGACCTTTCTTCGGTTCCGTGCAGCTTTTACGAGTTTCAGCTGCAACTGTACGATCAAATTCAGTTCGAGGAGCTACTAGCGACCGACGGTGGGATGGACATGAACGATGAGAGAATGAACGTGATTAGCGGCTGCCTTCAGCTGCTGTTGGGCATCTTTCGCATTAGCTTCATGCTGCGTCGGCGCGCGTTGTGCGATTTTGTGCTGCTCGTTCAGTTGGGAAGCGTAAACGATGGTAAGTGTTGTTACAGCAATAGCTGACAATTAAAGTTTAATTATTgtataatcatatttttgtccttcttctagacaaaatggcaaacaccATACGGCTTATGCGCACCTCCAGCGATATCGACTTCTGCCAGCTGCTTCAAGCTAACCTGGACACCGTACTCGAGCTATGGCTAACCAAAGGGAATCGGTTGCTGCATTTCCCGTTCCGTCTAGCGGGAAAGATCGCCACGATCGAAGAGTTTATCCAACTGttcaagaaaaacatttccttcGTCATACTCTGCATGCAGCCGGAACGGTTCGAACAGTTCTGCAAATCGATTGGCGTACAGCAGGCAGAAATGGTGAAGGTATGTTTTCGGttggaatgaatttaaaatgataaatgaccaattttccatttcattaccAGAGTATACTGCCGAAATGTGTTTCGTTCCTTCTGCCCAAGTACGCCAAATGTGAAGGGATGGCGCCCAAGTATGATGCAATAGCTAGTCGGATGCACAAAGCACTTGCCCCTATAATAAGCACGGTAGATCTTAAAGATTACGTGTCGGAAATTATCAACATCTCACCCACCGATTGAACGATCACGTTGAGCTGGCAAGCTGTTGGACCAGGACCTGCCAAGCTGCTTCGTTGCCGATCTGTCGCTTAGCAAAGCCACTTACTCGACGGCGCTCGAGCACCTGAAACAGTCGGTATGGGGATCGCAATCGTTCAAGTACACGCTGCTGAGcaatttgtgttttaaaaacagCTCACCAATTGAACGCACCCTAACGGATGTCAAACGCTGGCTTTGGGCGGCTGATGAACCGGAGCAGAAAATGGTACATCTCTTCCAGTACACGGTGTTTCTCGACCATCTGAAAGAGTACATCGGACAGCAGAAGGAACGCGCGTTCAAACCCTATCTCGTGCGAGATGTGGTGTATTTCCTGTGCAACTTGTTGTCCTCCTTTCCCGCCCTACGACTTGCCACGCTCAACAGCTTCGGGCGGTTCCTGGAGCACGTGGTCGCATCTAGCGATGCGTGCGAGCTGCTCTCGGAACATTTGCACTTCATAGTGTCATCATTGCTGGAGGTGGAAAATGTCGATCCGGCATCGGAGATTTCTCAAAAATCGCTAACTCTGCTACGGTTTCTGATCTTACAACACTCTGCCGCGTTTGCGGGTGCGATCGGTAAGCTGAATTATCTACCAAAGGACGAACGATTCGATCAGTTGCGGCTTGCTATATCGCGCCAAAAAACGATCGGTCATGAAAATGTGCTGCCAAGGGAAGAAATCGCGGCGCTGATTGAGTTGCCCAATTTAAGATACGAAGATTTGGCTGCGCTGAAGATTGTGGTAAGCTTTTGCTGTATTTGAGTGACTTGGAAGTtatataattattaatttttttattgtagctcACCACCAAAAAGAAAGATCTAAAATTATTGTGCGATGAGCTGAGCGAGCAAAGCGCATCGTCGGGCGCTAATGGGGAAAGCGTGCTTCATCGGTTAGTCTACACTTTGCTGGAAGTTGTGCGCAGCTCCCCGTTCGACAAGCGATCGATGGAAGCTCTCCGATGTTTGAGTGAAATAGGACCGATCGATCTGGGAACAATGCTGTTAAAATCCGACGCAGAAATGATTGCTACGATACGGTACAGCTTTAAAGCCCTGGGCAGTAGCaatatcaattaaattttaaatttctatctctctttagATCAACAACTCGAAGGAAGCAATCGAACGATGTGCTGCGGTGCTGCTGAGCGAATTGAACGAGCTGATAACGAACAGAAACGTTCCGGTTGCAAACTACGCCTCACTGATTTGCTACAAAATGCTGTACGGAAAAACATTCCATGCTTTGGCGGGTGAGATTCTAAACAAAATTGCATATAgaaatccattttaaatcttaaCTTCGATCATATTCGTATCTCTAACAGCCAAACTACCAACACTGCACCATTTTTGGAACTTCTGCGGAAGAGATCAAACTCTTCACTCGTACCACCGGACGCAGTTTGTCGTTGCGGCCAATGCTTGCCAACGAACGGATCGAGTACAGCGCTTTTGTGCAGCAGCTGTCAGCCGCGTTGCTGTCATTTTTGGGAAATACGATGATTAAAAAGCTGGCCGAACAGGAAACGACATTCGTCGAGAAGCTTGTCCCTTTGCTGGTACAGATAACGATAAAGCAATTCGAAGAGTCAATCATCGATAGCATGGGCAGCTTTGTAAGTGCTCTTGTTGCACAGTAGTAGATGCCACGGATGATAAGGAAACATTTGAATatatcttccttttttgcagATTAATGAGTTTTTCAACGAGTTCGCTGCCATTCAAAATGAGGTTCACAATATTTTCAATGACCCGAAAGCTATTCAACTGATGCTTAC containing:
- the LOC121602686 gene encoding serine-protein kinase ATM-like yields the protein MVHLFQYTVFLDHLKEYIGQQKERAFKPYLVRDVVYFLCNLLSSFPALRLATLNSFGRFLEHVVASSDACELLSEHLHFIVSSLLEVENVDPASEISQKSLTLLRFLILQHSAAFAGAIGKLNYLPKDERFDQLRLAISRQKTIGHENVLPREEIAALIELPNLRYEDLAALKIVLTTKKKDLKLLCDELSEQSASSGANGESVLHRLVYTLLEVVRSSPFDKRSMEALRCLSEIGPIDLGTMLLKSDAEMIATIRYSFKALGSSNIN